The Gemmatimonadaceae bacterium genome window below encodes:
- a CDS encoding ABC transporter permease, with the protein MSPQRDRDRDAFRAGVRRLFKLPLFTRAAARADADAELDAFLAERIDRLVLSGLTPADARAEALRRLGSPEGDARLVLRRSAQRRQRHQWLRQAAADLREDLRIAVRRFAHSPAFTATALLTLAFGIGANTAIFSAVHGLLLAPLAFPNGNRIVMPMQENDRYRGDSRFERRNMAGALIEAWQQRTHTVEDIAAASEDMFSLDADGTIDTLTSAVVTVNFLPMLGVEPLVGRGFSPGDVVRHGPPNVAVISEALWRQSYAGRSDIVGRTVTLDGRPLAIIGVAPAGLNIPLSHKTPPDMWVPGALTDAVDGGTGSLDISPSVFALLRPGVSVDVASRELESIAAGVPHAAGLGGRLRVMRAQDFVNAGETRALEVLFAAVGALLLTACATVANLLLARAWTRQREFAIRGALGAGRRRLARQVLTESMSLALAGGLLGIGVAGLTLRVIVALRPPGLDRLADVHIEPAVLLWTLVVSVLTGLSFGCAPAFFAGLHPVGDVLRREMRGGSAGVISRRVRSTLVVLQIAASLALLVASGLLVRSFAALQRMPLGFEPRGLLYADVLIAGTREQRGTIRDEIIRHLQSLRDVTGVSIGVMPGKGWLGGGVEAEIDPEGHTADVPALGTIMMSPGYLRVARIPLLAGRLPDSTSFSSLGPAGWSSEVLVNRALARRLWPAGRAIGAHLREKPFPGRPPAPWSTVVGVTSDTRIPGESGDVAAYQVYTIDRLVSEVPFVVRTTMSGDDAAPIVKRAITAVDPHIFARPILSGDTYLRDGLAPTRFAMSLLTAFGVVALALAAIGLSGVIAYSVSQRTREIGIRLALGADPSRVVRHVVSGGLGLVALGIALGAAAALAATRALSSMLYGVGAADPPTFVAIALLVGAIALVASYVPARRALRIDPAETLRAD; encoded by the coding sequence ATGAGCCCTCAGCGCGACCGCGACCGCGACGCATTCCGCGCCGGCGTCCGCCGGCTCTTCAAACTCCCGCTGTTTACCCGCGCCGCCGCTCGCGCCGATGCCGACGCCGAGCTCGATGCCTTCCTCGCCGAGCGCATCGACCGCCTCGTGCTAAGCGGCCTAACGCCCGCCGACGCTCGCGCGGAAGCGCTCCGCCGCCTGGGCTCCCCGGAAGGCGACGCGCGCCTCGTGCTTCGCCGCTCCGCCCAACGACGCCAACGCCACCAATGGCTCCGGCAGGCCGCCGCCGACCTCCGCGAAGATCTGCGAATTGCCGTCCGTCGCTTCGCCCACAGCCCGGCCTTCACCGCCACCGCCCTCTTGACGCTGGCCTTCGGCATCGGGGCCAACACGGCCATCTTCAGTGCCGTGCACGGATTGCTGCTCGCGCCGCTCGCCTTCCCGAACGGCAACCGCATCGTCATGCCGATGCAGGAGAACGATCGCTATCGAGGCGACAGCCGCTTCGAACGCCGCAACATGGCCGGTGCGCTCATCGAGGCGTGGCAGCAGCGGACGCACACCGTCGAGGACATTGCCGCCGCATCCGAGGACATGTTCTCGCTCGACGCCGATGGCACGATCGACACGCTCACCAGCGCCGTCGTGACCGTCAACTTCCTCCCAATGCTCGGCGTCGAGCCGCTCGTTGGGCGAGGATTCTCTCCGGGCGACGTGGTGCGTCACGGCCCGCCTAACGTTGCCGTGATCAGCGAGGCGCTGTGGCGGCAGAGCTACGCCGGCCGCAGCGACATCGTCGGCCGCACCGTCACGCTCGATGGACGCCCGCTTGCGATCATCGGCGTCGCGCCGGCCGGCCTCAATATTCCGTTGTCGCACAAAACGCCCCCGGACATGTGGGTGCCCGGAGCCCTGACCGATGCCGTCGACGGCGGCACGGGCAGTTTGGACATCAGCCCCTCCGTCTTCGCGCTCCTGCGTCCGGGTGTCTCCGTGGACGTGGCCTCGCGCGAGCTCGAATCGATCGCCGCGGGCGTGCCCCACGCCGCTGGACTCGGCGGCCGGCTGCGCGTGATGCGCGCACAGGATTTCGTCAACGCGGGCGAGACCCGCGCCCTCGAGGTGCTCTTCGCCGCCGTCGGCGCACTGCTGCTCACCGCGTGTGCGACCGTCGCCAACCTGTTGCTCGCGCGTGCGTGGACCCGGCAGCGTGAATTCGCCATCCGCGGTGCGTTAGGCGCCGGCCGCCGTCGCCTCGCGCGGCAGGTGCTCACCGAGAGCATGTCGCTCGCCCTCGCCGGCGGACTCCTCGGCATCGGCGTAGCCGGGCTCACGCTTCGCGTCATCGTCGCACTCAGGCCGCCCGGACTCGACCGTCTGGCCGATGTCCACATCGAGCCGGCGGTGCTGCTGTGGACGCTCGTCGTGTCGGTGCTCACCGGCCTGTCGTTCGGATGCGCGCCGGCGTTCTTTGCCGGTTTGCATCCCGTTGGTGACGTGCTCCGCCGCGAGATGCGCGGCGGATCCGCGGGCGTCATCTCACGCCGCGTGCGATCGACACTCGTCGTCCTGCAGATCGCCGCATCGCTCGCGCTGCTCGTTGCGTCGGGCCTGCTCGTGCGCTCGTTCGCCGCGCTCCAGCGCATGCCACTCGGCTTCGAACCGCGGGGACTGCTCTATGCCGACGTGCTCATCGCCGGCACGCGCGAGCAGCGCGGCACGATCCGCGATGAAATCATTCGCCACCTTCAATCGCTCCGCGATGTCACCGGCGTCTCGATTGGCGTGATGCCCGGCAAAGGATGGCTCGGCGGCGGCGTCGAGGCCGAAATCGATCCGGAAGGTCACACGGCCGATGTACCGGCGTTGGGCACCATCATGATGTCGCCCGGTTACTTGCGCGTGGCGCGCATCCCGCTCCTGGCCGGTCGGCTCCCCGACTCGACCTCGTTCTCGTCGTTAGGCCCAGCCGGCTGGTCTTCCGAAGTGCTCGTGAACCGCGCGCTCGCTCGGCGTCTCTGGCCCGCGGGACGCGCGATCGGCGCGCACCTCCGCGAAAAACCGTTCCCGGGTCGCCCTCCGGCCCCGTGGTCGACCGTCGTCGGCGTAACGAGCGATACACGAATTCCGGGCGAGAGCGGCGATGTTGCCGCATACCAGGTCTACACGATCGACCGGCTGGTCAGCGAGGTCCCGTTCGTCGTTCGCACGACCATGTCGGGTGACGATGCTGCGCCGATCGTCAAGCGCGCGATCACGGCGGTCGATCCGCACATCTTCGCGCGCCCGATTCTTTCGGGGGACACGTATCTGCGCGACGGTCTCGCGCCGACGCGGTTTGCCATGTCGCTGCTCACAGCCTTCGGGGTCGTCGCCCTCGCACTCGCAGCGATCGGATTGTCGGGCGTGATCGCGTACAGCGTGAGCCAGCGGACGCGCGAGATCGGCATTCGCCTCGCGTTGGGCGCCGATCCGAGTCGAGTAGTGCGGCACGTCGTCAGCGGCGGCCTCGGCCTCGTCGCGTTGGGCATCGCCCTCGGCGCCGCTGCCGCGCTGGCCGCGACGCGGGCCCTGTCGAGCATGCTCTACGGCGTCGGCGCGGCCGACCCGCCCACGTTCGTCGCGATTGCGCTGCTCGTCGGCGCGATCGCGTTGGTGGCGTCGTACGTCCCTGCGCGCCGCGCGTTGCGCATCGATCCCGCAGAAACGCTACGCGCGGACTGA
- a CDS encoding sigma 54-interacting transcriptional regulator — protein sequence MPDFPSDDSSRSNGPIAQGASRETAAKATNASPPRIVPALGASFPSASSTDGGSRQSPPLGLESIVGSSTALGDALDRARKVAGSRLTTVLIVGETGTGKELFARGIHYAGPTRGEPFVAVNCAAIPETLLESELFGHERGAFTDARAQKRGLMELASTGTLFLDEIGEMPPRLQPKLLRALEERRVRRLGGLQEIEISCRIIAAANTALHDAVTRLEFREDLYYRLNVFRIALPPLREREGDVEILARHFLADLARQQQLETKTLEPDAIAALRAHTWPGNIRELKNVIEHAAILSDGSAIHAEHLMIQQRTTLPATRATGPVREIRIPPEGKALDAIEKEAVQMTLQITRGNRSAASRILGISRPTLARKMREYGIHHPPGAAGE from the coding sequence ATGCCGGATTTTCCGTCCGACGACTCCTCGAGATCCAACGGCCCGATCGCCCAGGGCGCGAGTCGCGAAACAGCGGCCAAAGCGACGAACGCGTCGCCGCCGCGCATCGTGCCTGCGTTAGGCGCGAGCTTCCCATCGGCCAGCTCTACCGATGGCGGGTCCCGCCAGAGTCCGCCGCTCGGCCTCGAGAGCATCGTCGGCTCGAGTACTGCGTTAGGCGATGCGCTGGACCGGGCCCGCAAGGTCGCCGGAAGCCGCCTGACCACCGTGCTCATCGTCGGCGAAACCGGCACGGGCAAAGAGCTGTTCGCGCGCGGCATCCACTACGCGGGTCCGACGCGAGGCGAGCCTTTCGTGGCCGTGAATTGCGCGGCCATCCCCGAGACGTTGCTCGAGTCCGAGCTGTTCGGACACGAGCGCGGCGCGTTCACCGATGCGCGTGCGCAGAAGCGCGGTCTCATGGAGCTGGCGTCGACGGGCACGCTGTTCCTCGATGAAATCGGCGAGATGCCGCCCCGCTTGCAGCCGAAATTGCTGCGCGCGCTCGAAGAGCGTCGCGTGCGCCGGCTGGGTGGATTGCAGGAAATCGAGATCAGCTGCCGGATCATCGCCGCGGCCAACACGGCCCTGCACGACGCCGTCACCAGATTGGAATTTCGGGAGGACCTGTACTACCGGCTGAACGTGTTCCGCATCGCGCTCCCGCCGCTCCGCGAGCGCGAGGGAGACGTCGAGATATTGGCCCGTCATTTCCTGGCGGACCTCGCACGTCAGCAGCAGCTCGAGACGAAAACGCTCGAGCCCGACGCCATCGCCGCGCTGCGCGCGCATACCTGGCCCGGGAACATCCGCGAGCTCAAGAACGTCATCGAGCATGCGGCCATCTTGAGCGATGGAAGCGCCATCCACGCCGAGCACCTCATGATCCAGCAGCGTACGACGCTGCCGGCGACGCGCGCGACGGGACCCGTTCGTGAAATCCGAATTCCGCCTGAAGGCAAAGCGCTCGATGCCATCGAGAAAGAGGCGGTGCAGATGACGCTGCAAATCACGCGTGGAAATCGCAGCGCCGCGTCCCGCATTCTCGGCATCTCGCGTCCAACGCTCGCGAGGAAGATGCGCGAGTATGGAATCCACCATCCGCCCGGAGCCGCCGGCGAGTGA
- a CDS encoding PadR family transcriptional regulator, whose product MALVKGTLDVLVLKTLSWTPMHAFEIAKWLEERSGGRLSVEDAALMQALHRMEERHLLEAEWGQTENGRRARYYRLTAAGRAHLRTETKRLSEYVDALTSVLNSRTLHA is encoded by the coding sequence ATGGCGCTGGTGAAAGGGACGCTCGACGTCCTGGTGCTCAAGACGCTGTCGTGGACGCCGATGCACGCGTTCGAGATCGCGAAATGGTTGGAGGAGCGGTCGGGCGGACGGCTGAGCGTGGAAGACGCCGCGCTCATGCAGGCCCTCCATCGCATGGAGGAGCGCCATCTGCTCGAGGCCGAGTGGGGGCAGACGGAGAACGGGCGTCGCGCGCGGTACTACCGCCTAACGGCCGCCGGGCGCGCCCACCTGCGCACCGAGACCAAGCGGCTCAGCGAGTACGTGGACGCGCTGACGTCGGTGTTGAACAGTCGAACGTTGCACGCCTGA
- a CDS encoding GGDEF domain-containing response regulator: MSVSTTKILLVAEREPEVPELISALHDGGLSAVDLLHAAESTDALRHLSEDRFDAMLVSLRSDDENGFELIARVRDHAPDVPVVVLAPHEDDAVAVRAIKAGAEECIGGDRNGAMLVRAIRYAIERHQLQMALRAMALVDDLTGLYNRRGFQTLARQHMKMADRMRKRVSHIFVDLDGLKEINDSLGHREGDLALIEAADLLKETFRESDIIARIGGDEFVVLALETVGLAQEHWVTRLQENLARRNERPERRYRLSLSMGIAYYDPDFPCPLDDLLDRADALMYEQKRTKRPSSPGTPAMPTRFSASGVRGVAPRAD; the protein is encoded by the coding sequence ATGAGCGTCAGCACGACCAAAATTCTGCTCGTTGCGGAACGCGAGCCGGAAGTGCCGGAGCTCATCTCGGCGTTGCACGACGGCGGTCTGTCGGCCGTCGATCTTCTGCATGCGGCGGAATCTACGGACGCCCTGCGCCATCTCTCCGAAGACCGCTTCGACGCGATGCTCGTGTCGCTCCGCTCCGACGACGAGAACGGATTCGAGCTGATTGCGCGCGTGCGTGATCATGCGCCCGACGTGCCGGTCGTGGTGTTGGCGCCGCACGAGGACGACGCGGTCGCCGTCCGCGCCATCAAGGCCGGCGCCGAGGAATGCATCGGCGGTGATCGCAACGGCGCGATGCTCGTGCGGGCCATCCGCTACGCCATCGAGCGACACCAGTTGCAGATGGCCCTTCGGGCGATGGCGCTGGTGGATGATCTCACCGGTCTGTACAACCGCCGCGGCTTTCAGACGCTGGCGCGACAGCACATGAAGATGGCGGACCGGATGCGCAAGCGCGTGTCGCACATCTTCGTGGATCTCGACGGGCTGAAGGAGATCAACGATTCGCTCGGGCATCGCGAAGGCGATCTGGCCTTGATCGAGGCCGCGGATCTCCTGAAAGAGACATTTCGGGAATCGGACATCATCGCTCGCATTGGCGGCGACGAGTTCGTGGTGCTGGCGCTCGAAACCGTCGGGTTAGCGCAGGAGCACTGGGTCACGCGACTCCAGGAGAACCTGGCGCGGCGGAACGAGCGGCCCGAGCGGCGCTACCGATTATCGCTGAGCATGGGGATCGCATACTACGATCCGGACTTCCCGTGTCCGTTGGACGATTTGCTGGACCGTGCGGACGCGCTCATGTACGAGCAGAAGCGGACGAAACGGCCGTCGTCGCCGGGGACGCCGGCGATGCCGACGCGCTTCAGCGCGTCGGGAGTTCGCGGCGTCGCGCCGCGGGCGGACTAA
- a CDS encoding helix-turn-helix transcriptional regulator, producing the protein MALLKGTLDVLVLKTLSWGPMHGVEITTWLESRSDGKIDVTDAALLQALHRLEERELIAAEWAITDHGRRARYYRLTSAGRARLRAESTALIDHVKTLTAILTARSAET; encoded by the coding sequence ATGGCCCTGCTCAAAGGCACTCTCGACGTCCTCGTCCTCAAGACCCTCTCCTGGGGACCCATGCACGGCGTCGAGATCACCACCTGGCTCGAGTCCCGCTCCGACGGGAAAATCGACGTCACCGATGCCGCCCTCCTCCAAGCCCTCCACCGGCTCGAAGAACGCGAGCTCATCGCCGCCGAGTGGGCCATCACCGATCACGGCCGCCGCGCGCGGTACTACCGCCTAACGTCCGCCGGCCGGGCCCGCCTGCGCGCCGAGTCGACGGCGTTGATCGACCACGTCAAGACCCTCACCGCAATCCTCACCGCGCGGAGCGCCGAGACATGA
- a CDS encoding ADOP family duplicated permease has translation MRDAPKYRRLFELRLGGARRSALEMDLEIESHIAMRIADLVRQGLTPEAARIAALARFGNFDAARARLQAGAYQRDRMLSQRDRLGVVLADLRYAVRQARRTPGFVAAVVVTLALGIGANTAMFSIVDRLLFRAPTMLRHPSLSHRIYLADAYRGQTSYSAYIPYARYIDFTKSTTAFSRFAQVNEIGMAIGAGADTRQVQVGVVTASFFDFFDAPPALGRYYTPTEDRPPNGAPVVVLSYGLWQTAYGGARDVLGAPIQIGATTYSIIGVAPRGFVGLWPDSPPAAFVPLAAYAPEISARMLGSGDRWWTTYNFTWAKVIAERKPNVSVATAAADLSRAYERSYQEAMSTAAGRQPLSVDRPGAIVASIISERGPNESSTAKVATWISGVAVIVWLIACANVANLLLARALRRRREIAVRLALGVSRARLASQLLTESLLLSLGGGVIGVAVAQWGGVLLRSHFLSSSARPAVATDGPTLLYAGAAALLAGLLADLAPMLQTRRADLVDPLKAGVREGTCQRSRLRGALLVFQGALSVVLLVGAGLFVRSLRAVNEVPLGYDATHLLTVDLSMRGVSLDSAQNIALRQRLIEAAESHPDVTSATRQLSVPFLSHWAVQLYVPGIDSVARLGQFELNAVSSEYFKTMGTRILAGRAIGPADRDGSPQVMVVSQAMAKMLWPGRNPIGQCVRVQADTLPCTYVVGVAEDIKVRELDNDPGLFYYLSAAQFHPDAGGLFVRTRRPANEVQADIRTHLQRVMPGTSYVEVWPMSELVGEQSRSWRLGATMFVVFGALALLIAAIGLYSAVAYNVAQRTHELGVRAALGARMQDLTRLVVRETMQVTLLGVALGTAIALVAAPWVAPLLFRESPRDPWVFGVVAGVVFVVAAIASVLPAQRAARADPMWALRSD, from the coding sequence ATGCGCGACGCACCGAAGTACCGCCGCCTGTTCGAGCTCCGACTCGGTGGTGCCCGCCGCAGCGCTCTCGAAATGGATCTCGAGATCGAAAGCCACATCGCGATGCGCATCGCCGATCTCGTGCGACAGGGATTGACACCGGAAGCCGCACGAATTGCGGCGCTCGCTCGATTCGGGAACTTCGACGCCGCACGCGCCCGTCTGCAGGCCGGCGCATACCAACGCGACAGGATGCTGAGCCAGCGCGACCGGCTCGGTGTCGTTCTCGCCGACCTTCGGTACGCCGTTCGCCAAGCGCGGCGCACTCCCGGCTTCGTCGCCGCCGTCGTCGTCACGTTGGCGTTAGGGATCGGTGCGAACACGGCAATGTTCTCCATCGTCGACCGGCTGCTCTTCCGCGCACCGACGATGCTGCGTCACCCCTCGCTCAGCCATCGCATCTATCTGGCAGACGCGTATCGCGGTCAAACGTCCTACAGCGCGTACATTCCCTACGCCCGCTACATCGACTTCACGAAGTCGACCACGGCGTTCAGCCGCTTCGCTCAAGTGAACGAAATCGGCATGGCGATCGGCGCCGGCGCCGATACACGCCAGGTGCAAGTGGGTGTCGTCACCGCCAGCTTCTTCGACTTCTTCGACGCGCCCCCTGCGCTCGGCCGCTATTATACGCCGACGGAAGACCGCCCGCCTAACGGAGCGCCGGTTGTGGTGCTCTCCTACGGCCTGTGGCAAACCGCGTATGGCGGCGCGCGTGATGTGCTGGGCGCCCCCATCCAGATCGGCGCCACCACGTACTCGATCATCGGCGTTGCACCTCGCGGTTTCGTGGGGCTCTGGCCGGACAGCCCGCCTGCTGCATTCGTACCGCTTGCCGCCTACGCACCCGAGATCAGCGCCCGCATGCTCGGCAGCGGCGATCGCTGGTGGACCACCTACAATTTCACGTGGGCGAAGGTGATCGCCGAGCGCAAGCCGAATGTGAGTGTGGCCACAGCCGCGGCCGATCTGAGCCGGGCCTATGAGCGCAGCTACCAGGAGGCGATGAGCACGGCCGCCGGCAGGCAGCCGCTCTCCGTCGACCGGCCCGGCGCCATCGTCGCCTCGATCATCAGCGAGCGCGGGCCGAACGAGTCGAGCACCGCGAAGGTGGCCACCTGGATTAGCGGTGTTGCCGTCATAGTCTGGCTCATTGCCTGCGCCAATGTTGCCAATCTGCTCCTGGCGCGCGCACTCCGCCGCCGCCGCGAAATCGCAGTGCGGCTCGCCCTCGGCGTGAGCCGCGCGCGCCTCGCGTCGCAGCTCCTCACCGAGAGCCTGCTGCTGTCGTTAGGCGGCGGCGTGATCGGCGTCGCGGTCGCACAGTGGGGAGGCGTTCTGCTACGCTCACACTTCCTCTCGAGCAGCGCCCGACCCGCCGTGGCGACCGATGGACCCACGCTGCTCTATGCCGGAGCCGCTGCGCTCCTCGCGGGTCTCCTCGCGGACTTGGCGCCAATGCTGCAAACGCGGCGCGCCGACCTCGTGGACCCCCTCAAGGCCGGCGTGCGGGAGGGCACGTGCCAGCGGTCGCGCCTCCGCGGCGCGCTGCTTGTGTTCCAGGGAGCGCTGTCGGTCGTGCTGCTGGTCGGTGCCGGATTGTTCGTGCGCAGTCTCCGCGCAGTGAACGAGGTACCGCTCGGCTACGACGCGACCCACCTGCTCACGGTCGACCTCTCCATGCGCGGCGTATCGCTCGATAGCGCGCAAAATATCGCGCTCCGTCAGCGTCTGATCGAGGCGGCGGAGTCGCATCCCGATGTCACCAGCGCCACGCGGCAGCTGTCGGTTCCGTTTTTGAGCCACTGGGCCGTGCAGTTGTACGTGCCCGGCATCGACTCGGTCGCGCGGTTAGGCCAGTTCGAGCTGAACGCGGTGTCGTCCGAATACTTCAAGACGATGGGCACGCGCATCCTCGCCGGCCGCGCCATCGGCCCCGCGGATCGCGACGGCTCGCCGCAGGTCATGGTCGTGAGTCAAGCGATGGCCAAGATGCTCTGGCCGGGTCGCAACCCGATTGGCCAATGCGTCAGAGTTCAAGCGGACACGCTGCCGTGCACCTACGTGGTCGGAGTTGCGGAAGACATCAAAGTACGCGAGCTCGACAACGATCCCGGCCTCTTCTATTACCTGTCGGCGGCACAATTCCATCCCGACGCCGGCGGCCTGTTCGTTAGGACGCGCCGCCCAGCCAACGAGGTTCAAGCGGACATCCGGACGCACCTGCAACGTGTGATGCCCGGCACGTCCTACGTGGAGGTGTGGCCCATGAGCGAGTTGGTGGGCGAACAGAGCCGGTCGTGGCGGCTTGGCGCAACCATGTTCGTCGTCTTCGGAGCGCTCGCGCTGCTGATCGCGGCCATCGGTCTCTACAGCGCTGTCGCCTACAATGTTGCCCAACGGACCCACGAGCTCGGTGTTCGCGCTGCGTTAGGCGCGCGGATGCAGGACCTGACGCGACTGGTCGTACGCGAGACGATGCAGGTCACGCTCCTCGGCGTTGCGCTCGGGACCGCGATCGCACTGGTCGCGGCCCCTTGGGTCGCGCCGCTCCTGTTTCGCGAATCGCCGCGCGATCCGTGGGTGTTCGGCGTCGTCGCGGGTGTGGTGTTCGTCGTCGCGGCGATTGCCAGCGTCCTCCCCGCCCAACGCGCCGCGCGGGCCGATCCCATGTGGGCACTTCGCTCGGACTGA
- a CDS encoding PadR family transcriptional regulator, producing MDDGLPLLKGTLDLLVLKTLSWGPLHGYAIATWLEERSEGTLGVDDSALYQALQRMEGRGLLAAEWGTTDNNRRARYYKLTAAGRRRLREESATWMRYTQSVSSILSLASRTV from the coding sequence ATGGACGACGGCCTTCCGTTGCTCAAAGGCACCCTCGACCTTCTGGTCCTAAAGACCCTGAGCTGGGGTCCCCTGCACGGCTACGCCATCGCGACCTGGCTCGAGGAGCGTTCCGAGGGCACACTCGGCGTCGACGACAGCGCGCTGTACCAAGCCCTCCAGCGTATGGAAGGTCGAGGGTTGCTCGCCGCAGAGTGGGGAACGACGGACAACAACCGCCGGGCCCGGTATTACAAACTCACGGCAGCCGGCCGGCGCCGCCTCCGCGAAGAATCCGCCACCTGGATGCGCTATACCCAATCGGTGAGCAGCATTCTCTCTCTCGCGAGTCGCACCGTCTAA
- a CDS encoding serine hydrolase, whose product MHSLLIALALALPRILTQSPTDSISAIIRARIAQVPGAEVGLAFRRLDGTDSLYIEADSEFHAASTMKVPVMIELFRQIDHGSLSLDTPILVENQFKSIVDSSTYTLDPGDDSDSAMYKLVGTRVSVRDLMDHMIERSSNLATNTLIALAGADRTTDEMRQLGATHTHVLRGVEDDKAFERGLNNKISARDLATILYAIQTNRAASAKSCAMMRDILLHQEFSAEIPAGLPPGTPVAHKTGWITGHLHDAAIVYPRQAPAYILVVLTRGIPDQNVARSLIVDISRDVYAHVAASEPSASADSH is encoded by the coding sequence ATGCACTCGCTTCTCATCGCGTTGGCGCTCGCGCTGCCGCGCATACTGACGCAGTCGCCGACTGATTCCATCTCGGCGATCATTCGCGCGCGCATCGCCCAAGTGCCGGGTGCTGAAGTGGGCCTCGCGTTCAGACGCCTTGATGGCACCGACTCGCTGTACATCGAGGCCGATAGCGAGTTCCACGCCGCAAGTACCATGAAGGTTCCGGTCATGATCGAGCTGTTTCGGCAGATCGACCACGGCAGCCTCTCGCTCGACACGCCGATTCTCGTCGAAAACCAATTCAAGTCGATCGTCGACAGCTCGACGTACACGCTCGATCCGGGTGACGACTCGGACAGCGCGATGTACAAGCTGGTGGGCACGCGCGTCAGCGTTCGTGATTTGATGGATCACATGATCGAACGGTCGAGCAACCTGGCGACGAACACGCTGATCGCCCTCGCGGGCGCAGATCGCACGACCGATGAGATGCGACAGCTCGGCGCCACGCACACGCACGTGCTTCGCGGCGTCGAAGACGACAAGGCCTTCGAGCGCGGCCTCAACAACAAGATTTCAGCGCGCGATCTGGCGACGATTCTATACGCGATCCAAACGAATCGCGCCGCGTCGGCGAAGAGCTGCGCCATGATGCGCGACATCCTGCTGCACCAGGAATTCAGCGCCGAGATCCCTGCGGGACTGCCGCCAGGCACACCGGTCGCCCATAAAACCGGGTGGATCACCGGCCATCTGCACGACGCGGCGATCGTCTACCCGCGCCAGGCGCCGGCCTACATCCTCGTTGTCCTAACGCGAGGCATTCCCGACCAAAATGTCGCGCGATCGCTGATCGTGGACATCTCGCGCGACGTGTACGCACACGTGGCTGCTTCCGAGCCGAGCGCGAGCGCCGACTCGCACTGA